A window of the Hypanus sabinus isolate sHypSab1 chromosome 1 unlocalized genomic scaffold, sHypSab1.hap1 SUPER_1_unloc_11, whole genome shotgun sequence genome harbors these coding sequences:
- the LOC132385376 gene encoding high affinity cGMP-specific 3',5'-cyclic phosphodiesterase 9A-like, which yields SQDPTDPEDEAVNREWLGLCCSGEREESRDRQVSGGDREAAGRACQEYTLSPETIEALKKPTFDIWQWAPNEMLSCIEYMFHSLGLVNQFNINAITLKRWLLSVQENYRENPFHNFRHSFCVTQMMHGMIQLCELQARLKPIEILILMTCAVCHDLDHPGLNNTYQVNAQTDLAHRYGNRSPLEQHHCTVAFQILSEPNCDIFAGTESGVSEEIRKGMMELILATDMARHGDIMDAFAQCLDVFDDQNQEHVRLLEQVLIKCCDTSNEVRPTQVSEPWLDCLLQEYFMQGDREKSEGLPVSPFMDRDRVWKYHTQRAFITSTLMPMFGSLTKLFPQLEEVMLQPSRLARDRYQQLGVGEMARLEVPSEPTVASVSI from the exons TCCCAGGATCCCACGGACCCGGAAGACGAGGCGGTTAATCGGGAATGGCTTGGATTGTGTTGCAGTGGAGAGCGGGAGGAGAGCCGAGATCGCCAAGTGTCAGGGGGAGATCGAGAGGCTGCGGGAAGAGCTTGCCAAGAG tacacccTCTCTCCAGAGACCATCGAGGCACTGAAGAAGCCAACCTTCGACATCTGGCAGTGGGCCCCCAACGAG atgctgagttGTATCGAGTACATGTTCCACAGTCTGGGCCTGGTCAACCAGTTTAACATCAATGCCATCACTCTGAAGCGATGGCTG CTGAGCGTCCAGGAGAACTACAGGGAGAATCCgttccacaacttccgccactcCTTCTGCGTCACCCAGATGATGCATGGCATGATCCAACTGTGTGAGCTGCAG GCCCGGCTGAAACCCATCGAGATCTTGATCCTGATGACCTGCGCTGTCTGCCACGACCTGGATCACCCCGGGCTCAACAACAC ATACCAGGTCAATGCTCAGACTGATCTCGCACATCGCTACGGAAACCGCTCCCCCCTGGAACAGCACCACTGCACCGTGGCCTTCCAGATACTCTCAGAGCCCAACTGTGACATCTTCGCTGGCACAGAGTCGGGAGTCTCGGAGGAGATCCGGAAG GGGATGATGGAGCTGATCTTGGCCACAGACATGGCGAGGCACGGGGACATCATGGATGCGTTTGCACAATGCCTCGACGTGTTCGACGACCAGAACCAGGAACACGTCCGACTG CTGGAACAAGTACTGATCAAATGCTGCGACACCTCCAACGAGGTGCGGCCCACCCAGGTCTCTGAGCCCTGGCTCGACTGTTTGTTACAGGAGTACTTCATGCAG GGAGACCGGGAGAAGTCGGAGGGTTTACCAGTGTCGCCCTTCATGGACCGGGACCGGGTGTGGAAATATCACACACAGAGAGCATTCATCACTTCCACCCTCATGCCCATGTTCGGGTCCTTGACCAAG CTCTTCCCCCAGCTGGAGGAGGTGATGCTGCAACCCAGCAGGCTGGCGAGGGATCGTTACCAGCAGCTCGGAGTGGGGGAGATGGCGAGACTGGAGGTGCCCTCGGAGCCCACCGTGGCATCAGTCTCCATCTGA